The Parashewanella spongiae genome has a window encoding:
- a CDS encoding IS110 family transposase translates to MSTVLQVKDNAKFVNLYIAFELSSKTWKLGFSNGEKKRVKTIDSRDWKALHHEIALAKEKLFCVENCKVISCYEAGRDGFWIHRALIKDGIENHVIDSASIEVSRKQKKVKTDRVDVIALLRLLMRYHSGEQEALNIINVPNVEAEDKRRINRERERLVKERGSHSARIKSLLCLHGISVENISKLKGKVNQLKTAVLNKPLPTDLVTEIERELDRHEIVDKQIKAIEKLQKQRVLDDCDDASQKINQLMQLKGVGWQSSWVLVTEFFHWREFKNAKQVGACAGMTPTPYDSGDSQREQGICKSGNRRIRKIMVELSWFWLRYQPKSELSLWFEQRFAHGSKRMRRIGIVAMARKLLIKLWKYLEHGEVPSGATMSL, encoded by the coding sequence ATGAGCACCGTCCTTCAAGTAAAAGATAACGCAAAATTTGTTAATTTGTACATTGCTTTTGAACTTAGCAGTAAAACTTGGAAGCTTGGCTTTTCAAATGGTGAAAAAAAGAGAGTCAAAACGATTGATTCCCGAGACTGGAAAGCCCTACATCATGAAATAGCCTTAGCAAAAGAAAAGCTATTCTGCGTTGAAAACTGCAAAGTCATTAGCTGTTACGAAGCAGGTAGAGACGGATTCTGGATACACAGAGCGTTAATTAAAGACGGCATCGAAAATCATGTGATTGACTCAGCCAGTATTGAAGTCAGCCGAAAACAGAAGAAAGTCAAAACCGATAGAGTTGATGTGATTGCTTTGCTCCGCTTACTGATGCGTTATCACTCTGGAGAGCAAGAAGCTTTAAATATCATCAATGTTCCAAATGTAGAAGCTGAAGATAAGCGACGAATTAACCGAGAGCGAGAACGATTAGTAAAAGAGCGTGGCAGTCACAGCGCACGAATTAAGTCACTTCTGTGTTTGCATGGTATCAGCGTGGAAAATATCTCTAAACTAAAGGGGAAAGTTAATCAACTTAAGACGGCGGTTCTCAATAAGCCTTTACCGACAGATTTAGTGACGGAAATAGAGCGAGAACTTGATAGGCATGAAATTGTCGACAAGCAAATTAAAGCAATTGAGAAATTACAAAAACAACGTGTTCTTGATGACTGTGATGACGCATCGCAAAAAATTAATCAGCTCATGCAGCTTAAAGGCGTAGGCTGGCAATCGAGCTGGGTATTAGTAACAGAGTTTTTCCATTGGCGAGAATTTAAAAACGCTAAACAAGTGGGAGCTTGTGCAGGAATGACACCAACGCCTTACGATAGTGGTGACAGTCAAAGAGAGCAAGGCATTTGCAAGTCAGGTAATCGACGAATACGAAAGATTATGGTTGAACTCAGTTGGTTTTGGTTACGGTATCAACCCAAATCAGAATTGAGTTTATGGTTCGAACAGCGTTTCGCTCATGGCAGTAAACGAATGAGACGCATCGGCATTGTTGCTATGGCACGTAAACTTCTTATCAAACTGTGGAAGTATTTAGAGCATGGAGAAGTGCCATCAGGTGCAACGATGTCACTTTAA